The genomic segment GCGCTTGAACAAGCCGGTCTTTCTCCCCTGCCTTCGTCAGTAGCCGAACAGACTGGCGTGATTCTTGGAAGCGCGCTTGGCGGCGTAGAGACGTTTGAGCGGGAAGTGGTGACGCTCATCGAGCGTGGTCCGCGCCGCGTTAGCCCGTTTTTGATTCCGATGTTCCTGCCTGATATGGCCGCTGGGTATGTCTCGATTGTAGCCGGAGCAACGGGCCTGAACTTTGCAACACTCTCTGCATGCGCGAGTGGGGCGCACGCTATTGGTGAGGCGGCCGAAGCGATTCGTCGTGGTGACGCTCTCGTGATGCTCGCCGGTGGAACTGAGGCACCATTGACCCGTTCTGTTATTGCTGGCTTTGCAGCGCTGCAGGCATTATCAACGCGAAATGATGAGCCGCAGACGGCAAGTCGGCCATTCGATGCAACACGCGATGGGTTTGTCATTGCCGAAGGCGCAGCAGTCTTCGTCTTGGAGCGACTCGATCATGCGCTTTCGCGCGGTGCACCGATCCTCGCGGAGGTCACAGGCTACGGAGCGACGGCAGATGCCTACCATATCGTCCAGCCATGTGCGGATGGTGCCGGGGCTGTGCGGGCAATGCAACGCGCTCTTGCCAGTGCCCGGCTTGCACCTTCTGATATTGACTATGTCAATGCCCACGGCACGAGTACACCGCTCAATGATGCCGCTGAGACCCTCGCAATTAAGCGGGTGTTTGGCGATCGCACGCCGCCGGTGAGCTCAACCAAGGCGTTGACTGGCCATCTTCTTGGCGCTGCTGGTGCGCTTGAAGCTGCGTTCTGCGTCCTCGCCTTACACCATCAAGTGATTCCACCGACCTGGCACTGGCGTGTCCCTGATCCGCAGTGTGATCTTGACTATGTGACCGAAGGCCCTCGGCCGGCGACCTTACGCCACGTGCTTAACAACGCCTTCGGCTTTGGGGGGCATAACGCTGCACTTGTGTTGAGCCGCTACGACGGCTGATGCGTTGTCGCATTTTGCTCCACTAACCTGGCGTAAACGCAGGAAAGGGTAAACAGCACGACGGCAGCCCAGGATTTCACGAGTGCTTGTCCTGGGCTGCCGTCGTGTA from the Thermorudis peleae genome contains:
- the fabF gene encoding beta-ketoacyl-ACP synthase II, whose amino-acid sequence is MVSSNSTTSPDFRVVITGIGVISPIGQTLDAVWDALCTGRSGIGPLTRVPAEGLPSQIAGEVRDFDPFCWLEPKEARRTDRFIQFAVAAARQALEQAGLSPLPSSVAEQTGVILGSALGGVETFEREVVTLIERGPRRVSPFLIPMFLPDMAAGYVSIVAGATGLNFATLSACASGAHAIGEAAEAIRRGDALVMLAGGTEAPLTRSVIAGFAALQALSTRNDEPQTASRPFDATRDGFVIAEGAAVFVLERLDHALSRGAPILAEVTGYGATADAYHIVQPCADGAGAVRAMQRALASARLAPSDIDYVNAHGTSTPLNDAAETLAIKRVFGDRTPPVSSTKALTGHLLGAAGALEAAFCVLALHHQVIPPTWHWRVPDPQCDLDYVTEGPRPATLRHVLNNAFGFGGHNAALVLSRYDG